The Xanthomonas sp. DAR 80977 nucleotide sequence AGCACCTGCACCGCAACGAAGGAAGCAGAGATCGCCACGCACAGGCCGATGCACACCCCGACCGTGGCCCGCGCCATGTTGATCTGCGCGCGGCCCTGCTGCGCCTGGCGGCGCTTGCGCCGCGATTCGATCCACAGCAGGTTGCCCGAATAGAACAGGAACGCGCCGCCGATGCCGAGCAGGAAATACAGCCAGGGAATCAGCGCATTGCCGTACTCGCCGAAATGCAGCGCGTAGGCCGAGGTCAGCGTGGCGTGGTTGGCGTCGCGGCGGCCGGGCAGCTGGGTGGCGATCACCTTGCCGCTGGCCGCGTCCAGCGCCACCGTCCCGGTCGGCCCCAGGGTGCCGGGCGACTCGCCGCTGATCTCCACGGTGGCGTTGCGGTCGCCGGCGTGCTGCAGCTTCATGTACACCGGCTCGAATTCGTGCAGGCCCTGCCGCCGCGCCTCGGCGACGGCGCGCGCGTTCCAGTCGGCCAGCGTGCCCACGGGGGCGGGCGTGCCGCTGGCGCTGCGCACCGGCGCGGTGTCCATCGCCACCGGCATCGCCTCGGCCACCTTGCCGTCGAACACCAGCGGGTTCAGCGCCGCCATCAGCACCAGCGACAGGCACAGCACCGCGCCGGTCACCGCGAACATCAGGTGCAGCGGCAGGCTCAGCACGCCGATCACGTTGTGCGCGTCCAGCCAGAACTGCTTGAGGTTGCGGCCCGGGCGCAGCGCGAACAGGTCCTTGAGCAGCTTCGGCAGATGGATGATCACCCCGGACACGATCGCCACCGCGTACAGCAGGCTGACGATGCCCATCAGATAGACGCCGGCCACCGGCAGCCCGAGCGTGTAGTGCAGTTCGTTGACCAGGGTGGCCAGTCCGGCCTGCGGCAGGGTCGGGCCGCCCTCCAGGTCGTCCAGCGTGGCCATCTGCCACTCGCCCTGGGCGTCGGGCCAGTAGATCAGCGCCTTGGGAAACTCGCTGCTGGGGAACAGCATGCCGAGCATCGGCTTGGCTTGCGGATGCCGCGCCAGGGTGGCATCGAGCAGGCGCTGCGCATCGTCCAGGCTCTGCACCGGCACCACTTGCTGGGTTTGCCAGCGTGGCAGGTCGTGGTGGAACACGGTGATCGCGCCGGCGTAGAAGGCCACGAACAGGGCGAAGCCGGCGACCAGGCCCATCCAGGTATGCAGCGCGGTGAAGGTGCGCAGGGTGGTGGCGTGCAGTTTCATGCGGATGTCCTCATTGCGCCCAGCCCAGGGCCTTCAGCGCCCACAGCAGGGCGAAGCCGGCCAGCGCCAGCGCGCTCAGCCAGCTCCAGGCGCGGCGCCCGCTGGCGAAGCAATAGGCGCCGATCGCCACGCCCACCCACAGCGGCACGAACGCGATCAGCGCGGGGACCAGCGCCTGCTGCCACGGCCCCGGCGGCAGCCAGCAGACCAGGCCGGTCAGCGCGGTGGCGAGGAAGAAGCCGGGAATCAGCCCGGCCAGGCCGCGGCTCCACATCATCGCGGCCGGCTCCGCGCCGCGTCGCCTGCGTCGCCGCGCAGGGCGCCGACGGTCGGGACCAGCATCAGCGCCAGCATCCAGCTGGCCAGCATCGCGCACAGTCCTGCACCGACGCCCAATTGCATGATCCAGGCCGCCAGCGAGGCGATCGCCAGCGCCAGGCCGAGCCCGTTGCCGAACCGGCGCAGGCGCCGCAGCGGCGCCAGGCGGCAGTTCGGCGAGCCGGCGTACAGGGCCAGCGCCGACAGCGCCGCGCACACGGCGGCGAGGGCGATCGCGGCGATGGCCGCGCTCATCGGCAACCTCTCCGCGTTGCTGGCCGCGTCCGCAGCCGGCAGGCGGCCACCGCGGGCAGCACAGCGAAGATGGGGCGGGGGGCGTGACGGGCAGGGGGCATCGGCAGTCCAGGCGGCGGCGTGCAGCCGCGGCAGTCCGCGACGCTATTCCGCGGATGATAATCATTCTGCTTTCGTAAGCAAAACCCGGCCGGCATACGCGGCTTGCCGATCCTGCCGATTCGCGAACCGCTGCGGCGTCAGTCGCGCAGCGAGGAACCGCGCAGCGCCAGCGTCACCGGCAGGGTGCGGCTGGTCACCGGCTGCCCGGCGATCTGCGCCAGCAGGGTCTCGACCAGTACCGCGCCGGCGAGCTCGGTGTCCTGTTGCACCGTCGACAGCGCCGGCGCCACGCAGGCGGCGATCGGGATGTCGTCGAAGCCGGCCAGGGCCACGTCCTCGGGCACGCGCAGGCCGTGCTCGCGCAGCGCCTTCAGTGCGCCGATCGCGATCAGGTCGCTGGCGGCGAACACCGCGTCGAAGCGCTCGCCGCCGCGCAGCAGCGCCTGCGCCGCCTCGTAGCCGGACTGCTCGGTGGTGATCGCGTCCACCTGCAGCCCGGGCACGGTGTCCACTCCGGCCGCCTGCAGGGCCTGGGCATGGCCGCGGTAGCGCTCGAGGAATTCGGGATAGTGGTTGGAGGCGTCACCGAGGAAGGCGATGCGCCGGCAACCCTGCTGCAGCAGGTGCGCGGTGATGTCGTGGCCGCCCTGGAAGTTGTCGCTGCCGATCGACACCCCCGGCTGGCCGGGCAGCACCGCGCCCCAGCGCACGAAATGGGTGCCTTGCTCGACCAGGTGCTGCAGCCGCTGCTGCGCCTGCAGGTAGTCGCCGTAGCCGAGCAGGATCAGGCCATCGGCCTTCTGGCTGTCGCCGTAGTCGGCGCGCCAGTTGTCCGACAGCTGCTGGAACGACACCAGCAGGTCGTAGCCGTGGCGCGCGCAGGCGCGGGTGATCGAGCCCAGCATCGAGTGGAAGAACGGGTTGATCAGCGAATCGTCGGTGGTCGGGTCCTCGAAGAACAGCAGCGCCAGGGTGCCGGCATTGCGCAGGCGCAGGCTGGAGGCGTGCTTGTCGACCTTGTAGTTCAGCTCGTTGGCGATCGCCAGGATCTTGCGCCGGGTCTGTTCGTTGACCGCCGGGCTGCCGCGCAGTGCGCGCGAGACGGTGGGCTGCGAGACGCCCGCCAGGTAGGCGATGTCGAGCGATGTGGCCTTGCCTTTGATGACGCGCGCTCGCATTGCAGGGAAACAGATGGAAGCATGCCATGGCGTACGGGATAGCACTT carries:
- a CDS encoding PepSY-associated TM helix domain-containing protein translates to MKLHATTLRTFTALHTWMGLVAGFALFVAFYAGAITVFHHDLPRWQTQQVVPVQSLDDAQRLLDATLARHPQAKPMLGMLFPSSEFPKALIYWPDAQGEWQMATLDDLEGGPTLPQAGLATLVNELHYTLGLPVAGVYLMGIVSLLYAVAIVSGVIIHLPKLLKDLFALRPGRNLKQFWLDAHNVIGVLSLPLHLMFAVTGAVLCLSLVLMAALNPLVFDGKVAEAMPVAMDTAPVRSASGTPAPVGTLADWNARAVAEARRQGLHEFEPVYMKLQHAGDRNATVEISGESPGTLGPTGTVALDAASGKVIATQLPGRRDANHATLTSAYALHFGEYGNALIPWLYFLLGIGGAFLFYSGNLLWIESRRKRRQAQQGRAQINMARATVGVCIGLCVAISASFVAVQVLERAAPDAVDAGMRWTCFGSWALCALWAALRAPAQAARELLWTAAAVTAAIPLAHGLASGWWMWTSAAAGQWPLFWVDGMALAMAVGFAALARATAHRARHGEPNSVWAEPQPAAA
- a CDS encoding LacI family DNA-binding transcriptional regulator, which produces MRARVIKGKATSLDIAYLAGVSQPTVSRALRGSPAVNEQTRRKILAIANELNYKVDKHASSLRLRNAGTLALLFFEDPTTDDSLINPFFHSMLGSITRACARHGYDLLVSFQQLSDNWRADYGDSQKADGLILLGYGDYLQAQQRLQHLVEQGTHFVRWGAVLPGQPGVSIGSDNFQGGHDITAHLLQQGCRRIAFLGDASNHYPEFLERYRGHAQALQAAGVDTVPGLQVDAITTEQSGYEAAQALLRGGERFDAVFAASDLIAIGALKALREHGLRVPEDVALAGFDDIPIAACVAPALSTVQQDTELAGAVLVETLLAQIAGQPVTSRTLPVTLALRGSSLRD